The Colletotrichum higginsianum IMI 349063 chromosome 2, whole genome shotgun sequence genome has a segment encoding these proteins:
- a CDS encoding Serine threonine protein kinase gives MSWKEMNLWMRLPRHPNIVPFDRVVVDEMKGRVVGFTSSYVPGGNLEENKSRVFRLKWLRQLIDVVDDLNLEYGIAHQDIAPRNLLVDESTDSVMLFDFNFAARINHPSSPGEGESYLEDRNDIKGVIFTAYEIITQDNSLRSMPHEDQNLDSLGGEWVKHSEVKLDHPVAAYKLMMQEWQERRAADLRPVNPRDFPRAIDWPSRAKPPQETISLKNTQGQLSQITFEKWYERRQDVLDRGDKVLNWERLPQRLLDSGIRVLSSGEVINC, from the coding sequence ATGTCCTGGAAGGAGATGAACTTGTGGATGCGTCTTCCACGTCACCCAAACATCGTTCCGTTTGACCGAGTTGTCGTTGACGAGATGAAGGGTCGCGTGGTCGGATTCACTAGCAGCTACGTGCCTGGCGGCAATCTAGAGGAGAACAAGTCGCGAGTTTTCAGACTGAAGTGGCTACGGCAGCTTATAGATGTCGTAGACGATCTGAACCTCGAATACGGCATCGCACACCAGGACATCGCCCCACGAAATCTACTGGTTGACGAGTCGACAGACTCTGTAATGCTCTTTGACTTCAACTTTGCGGCCCGCATCAACCATCCTTCCTCACCTGGGGAGGGTGAGAGTTACCTCGAGGACCGGAACGATATCAAGGGCGTCATTTTTACTGCCTACGAGATCATTACACAAGACAATAGCCTCCGGAGTATGCCTCACGAAGATCAGAACCTCGACAGCCTCGGAGGAGAGTGGGTGAAGCATTCGGAGGTGAAGCTAGACCATCCAGTTGCAGCATATAAGCTTATGATGCAAGAATGGCAGGAGCGAAGGGCCGCAGACCTCCGTCCTGTCAATCCCCGCGACTTTCCAAGGGCCATCGACTGGCCGTCCAGGGCCAAGCCACCGCAGGAGACCATTTCTCTGAAAAATACACAAGGGCAGTTGTCCCAAATCACATTCGAAAAGTGGTACGAGAGGAGGCAAGATGTGTTGGACAGGGGTGATAAGGTCCTAAACTGGGAACGGTTGCCGCAGAGACTTTTAGACAGTGGCATTCGGGTACTTTCTAGCGGTGAAGTAATCAACTGTTAG
- a CDS encoding Organic hydroperoxide resistance protein: MASSLRTIRLAQRVPQLLSRAAPKPARITIQKRLINTDTAPVLYSASAKVIGARTGHVQGDDLVVDLTMAKALGGPGDKGKTNPEELFAAGYGACFQSAMNASAASMKIQMPKKSEDSVVETTVHLVGDMKRLDMGLRVEMKVRVKGLSNDEVQKVVDKAKEVCPYSRATKGNVTTNIEVVKFDENGDSDNSKQNVTSGGSEKSKGGSEKEPGEVNGVRPTGHSDYQ; encoded by the coding sequence ATGGCGTCCTCACTCCGTACGATTAGACTCGCACAGCGCGTACCCCAGTTGCTTTCAAGAGCTGCGCCAAAGCCAGCTCGCATCACCATACAGAAGCGTCTCATCAACACTGACACCGCGCCCGTCCTCTACAGCGCGTCCGCAAAGGTCATCGGCGCGCGCACGGGACACGTCCAAggcgacgacctcgtcgtggACCTCACCATGGCCAAGGCGCTCGGCGGGCCCGGcgacaagggcaagacgAACCCGGAAGAGCTCTTCGCCGCAGGCTACGGCGCGTGTTTCCAGAGCGCCATGAacgcctcggcggcgagcatgAAGATCCAGATGCCCAAGAAGTCCGAGGACTCGGTCGTCGAGACGACGgtccacctcgtcggcgacatgAAGAGGCTGGATATGGGCCTGCGTGTGGAAATGAAGGTCCGCGTCAAGGGCTTGAGCAACGACGAGGTGCAGAAGGTGGTCGACAAGGCTAAGGAGGTGTGTCCGTACAGCCGCGCGACCAAGGGGAACGTGACGACCAAcatcgaggtcgtcaagTTTGACGAGAACGGAGACTCTGATAACTCGAAGCAAAACGTGACCTCGGGGGGTTCGGAGAAGTCCAAGGGCGGCTCGGAGAAAGAACCTGGAGAAGTGAACGGAGTGAGACCGACCGGCCACAGCGACTACCAATAA
- a CDS encoding Serine/threonine-protein kinase ATG1, with the protein MAERLPTSSSSRRRREGDASIGDFVIGGEIGKGSFAQVYSGYHKSSKATVAIKSVEMGRLNNKLRENLYGEIQILKTLRHPHIVALHDCVESATHINLVMEYCELGDLSLFIKKRDKLSTNPATHEMARKYPVTPNSGLHEVVTRHFLQQLGSALKFLREKNYVHRDVKPQNLLLLPSPRFREAHSRPILTGSQDSLIPNAGLASLPMLKLADFGFARVLPSTSLADTLCGSPLYMAPEILRYERYDAKADLWSVGTVLYEMITGRPPFRARNHVELLRKIEAAEDRVKYPKELVVSKELVKLISKLLTRNPVERMRFEDFFNDPILTDLIPGTVEDDAPPKPEPKASRDLRSLGRSDSTSSLSRRLSLRRQAENEAVREQVETAKSPREKPLRSPQLPSPIEARTQQTASDATARAGHSPGQDNGEGLGIRRPPLPEPSTSAPSRPHRLSNASLNRPSARASASPPTSYLNDNSPRNKLRAVTERSVTEQEKAAQDVAFERDYVVVEKKHVEVNAFADEMAANPRLTSLSPKTGQMIRRATQQGPPNSTTGAGRVQPSNAVQIAQGKGRSGHEHRDSYDSKNFSASPTTQGFIAKAISDASVRLFGFKVPQHVLGAKGASPPLYSPFPAYPTPSAPVGLIGDGKESAPADEDARAVKLIQDFAHRSDCVYGFAEVKYKQLFPLSPSMEHGLGGMPADQVTGDEDDLTPDAQVSLSEEALVLYVKALTLLARAMDVASLWWTQKTRGDATGASAAEVSKEGLAQRINSTVQWVRSRFNEVLEKTEVVRLKLIAAQKKLSIDHPSHPSNHCGESANLATPGAKEVYLTPGISAEKLMYDRALEMSRTAAIDEITNENLEGCVTYYVTAIRMLEAVLDNDEDTVKRRYSSSGKDLSREEISSDLTSDDQQVVNRMIQMITARLSTVRKKMAMIAEASRSQQVAQLPARKRSGDVTPRSVPSYAS; encoded by the exons ATGGCGGAGCGGCTCCCaacatcctcctcctcacgGAGGCGACGCGAAGGCGATGCTTCTATTGGGGACTTTGTCATCGGAGGTGAAATCGGCAAGGGCAGCTTTGCCCAGGTTTACAGCGGCTACCACAAG AGTTCCAAGGCAACTGTGGCGATTAAATCTGTGGAAATGGGACGCCTCAACAACAAGCTTAGAGAGAATTTGTACGGCGAGATCCAAATCCTTAAGACCCTTCGTCACCCCCACATCGTCGCCCTGCACGACTGTGTCGAATCGGCCACACACATCAACCTCGTCATGGAGTATTGCGAGCTCGGCGACTTGTCCTTGTTCATTAAGAAGAGGGACAAGCTCAGCACCAACCCCGCTACCCACGAGATGGCGAGGAAGTACCCCGTCACCCCTAACTCGGGTCTTCACGAGGTCGTCACTCGCCATTTtctccagcagcttgggAGTGCCTTGAAGTTTCTGCGCGAGAAAAATTACGTACACCGAGACGTCAAGCCTCAGAACCTTCTCCTTTTGCCTTCGCCAAGGTTTAGGGAGGCACACTCGCGTCCGATCTTGACTGGCAGCCAAGATTCGTTGATCCCGaacgccggcctcgcctccctcccgaTGTTGAAGCTTGCCGACTTTGGTTTCGCTCGCGTCCTGCCATCAACCTCTCTCGCTGATACCCTCTGCGGATCGCCCCTTTACATGGCACCCGAGATTCTTCGTTACGAGCGTTACGACGCCAAGGCCGATCTCTGGTCTGTCGGGACGGTTTTGTACGAGATGATTACTGGTCGTCCGCCCTTCCGCGCCCGAAACCACGTTGAGCTTCTGCGTAAGAtcgaagccgccgaggatAGGGTGAAATATCCGAAGGAGCTTGTGGTCAGTAAAGAGCTGGTAAAGCTTATCAGCAAACTCCTTACACGAAACCCCGTTGAGCGCATGAGGTTTGAAGACTTCTTCAATGACCCAATCTTGACCGATCTGATCCCCGGCACGGTCGAGGATGATGCTCCTCCCAAGCCGGAACCCAAGGCCTCCCGCGATTTGCGATCTCTTGGCCGCTCCGACTCTACATCATCATTGTCTCGCCGGCTGTCCCTTCGTCGACAAGCTGAAAACGAAGCTGTTCGTGAGCAAGTTGAGACGGCAAAGTCGCCTCGGGAGAAACCTTTGAGATCACCGCAGCTGCCCAGCCCGATTGAAGCTCGAACTCAACAGACTGCCTCTGACGCTACAGCACGTGCGGGGCACTCGCCAGGACAAGATAACGGAGAGGGACTCGGAATTCGACGTCCCCCGCTGCCTGAGCCCTCCACTTCGGCGCCCAGCCGGCCTCATAGACTCTCCAACGCGTCTCTCAACCGACCCTCTGCACGAGCCTCTGCTTCACCACCGACTTCGTACCTCAACGATAACTCGCCGAGAAACAAGCTCCGTGCCGTCACGGAGCGGAGCGTCACAGAGCAAGAAAAGGCTGCTCAAGACGTCGCATTCGAGCGAGATtacgtcgtcgtcgagaagaaACATGTAGAGGTGAACGCTTTCGCCGACGAAATGGCAGCCAACCCCCGCCTTACCTCTTTATCGCCCAAGACCGGTCAGATGATTCGTCGAGCAACACAACAAGGTCCCCCTAATTCCACGACGGGTGCCGGGCGTgtgcaaccctccaacgCAGTCCAGATTGCCCAGGGCAAGGGACGTTCCGGCCATGAACATCGCGATTCGTACGATAGCAAGAATTTCTCTGCAAGTCCGACCACCCAGGGGTTTATCGCAAAGGCCATCTCCGATGCCAGCGTGCGTCTGTTCGGGTTCAAGGTCCCACAGCATGTGCTAGGTGCAAAGGGGGCGTCTCCGCCTCTCTACAGCCCGTTCCCTGCCTACCCGACGCCGTCAGCCCCCGTCGGGCTCATTGGTGACGGCAAGGAAAGCGCCCccgccgatgaagacgcGCGAGCCGTCAAGCTCATTCAGGATTTTGCGCACCGGAGTGACTGTGTCTATGGCTTTGCCGAAGTCAAATACAAGCAGCTATTCCCTCTCTCGCCATCGATGGAGCACGGACTAGGCGGCATGCCTGCCGATCAAGTCACtggagacgaggacgatCTCACCCCCGACGCCCAAGTTTCTCTTTCGGAGGAGGCTTTGGTTCTTTACGTCAAAGCATTGACTCTGCTAGCTAGGGCCATGGATGTCGCAAGTCTGTGGTGGACACAGAAAACGCGCGGCGACGCAACAGGAGCATCCGCGGCCGAAGTATCCAAAGAAGGCCTCGCTCAACGGATCAACTCGACCGTGCAGTGGGTACGAAGTCGCTTCAATGAAGTGTTGGAGAAGACCGAGGTCGTCCGCTTGAAGCTCATCGCTGCCCAGAAGAAGCTTTCGATTGACCACCCCAGTCACCCGAGTAACCACTGcggcgagtcggccaacTTGGCAACACCAGGCGCCAAGGAGGTTTATCTTACGCCAGGCATTAGTGCCGAGAAGCTGATGTACGATCGAGCCTTGGAGATGAGCCGAACGGCGGCCATTGACGAAATCACAAACGAGAACCTTGAGGGTTGCGTTACCTACTACGTCACAGCCATTCGCATGCTTGAGGCTGTCTTGGACAACGATGAGGACACGGTCAAGAGGCGTTACTCGAGCTCAGGCAAAGACCTTTCACGCGAAGAGATCTCGAGCGATCTGACCAGCGATGATCAACAGGTTGTCAATCGAA TGATCCAGATGATAACCGCTCGTCTATCGACTGTCCGCAAAAAGATGGCCATGATTGCTGAGGCATCTAGATCGCAGCAGGTTGCGCAGCTTCCAGCGCGCAAGCGTAGCGGCGATGTGACGCCCCGTAGCGTGCCGTCGTATGCCTCGTGA